One window from the genome of Bacteroidia bacterium encodes:
- a CDS encoding carboxypeptidase regulatory-like domain-containing protein gives MKNYKFLGLIILICLQVVFYSCKKKNDKFTISGTVINSQLNQPIGNVKAVLYAKTVTSGTWNTQYSTISSTYTQGDGSFSFEFEGIRVSDFKIRFTKEGYFTDEYIINPELVQKGENYNQTYYVHQEGWLKLFIKNFYPNTANDLMSFKLVKGASNCQDGCADTLKSYSGPSVDTLHICKIWGSQWAILQWTVASGSSYVQHSDSIWISPSDTIVRNLYY, from the coding sequence ATGAAAAACTATAAATTCTTAGGTTTAATCATTCTTATCTGCCTGCAAGTTGTTTTTTATAGTTGCAAAAAGAAAAACGATAAATTCACAATTTCAGGAACAGTAATTAACAGCCAGCTTAATCAACCAATAGGTAATGTAAAGGCTGTACTTTATGCAAAAACGGTAACCAGCGGAACATGGAACACTCAATATTCTACAATAAGTTCAACTTATACTCAGGGTGATGGTAGTTTTTCTTTTGAATTTGAAGGTATTCGCGTTTCGGATTTTAAAATACGTTTTACTAAAGAAGGATATTTTACTGATGAATACATTATTAACCCGGAATTAGTTCAAAAAGGAGAAAATTATAATCAAACATATTATGTTCACCAGGAAGGTTGGCTTAAACTTTTTATTAAAAACTTTTACCCGAACACTGCCAATGACTTAATGTCATTTAAGCTAGTAAAAGGTGCATCAAATTGTCAGGATGGTTGTGCCGATACTTTAAAATCATATTCAGGTCCTTCCGTTGACACTCTTCATATTTGTAAAATCTGGGGTTCACAATGGGCTATTCTGCAATGGACAGTTGCCAGTGGTTCTTCATATGTTCAGCACTCCGACTCAATATGGATTTCACCATCTGATACTATAGTTAGAAATTTGTATTACTAA
- a CDS encoding peroxiredoxin, whose product MPVLVGKKAPLFKAKAVVNGGEIVADFSLEQFIGKKEVIFFFYPADFTFVCPTELVAFQDKIKEFEARNVAVVGCSVDSEFSHWKWLQTELKDGGIKGVKYPLVSDFAKTIAENYDVLAGYQDYNDEGEASFVGAPVAFRGLFLIDKKGVIRHQVVNDLPLGRSIDEAIRIVDALQFFEENGEVCPANWHKGDKAMKATQEGVAQYLAAH is encoded by the coding sequence ATGCCAGTATTAGTAGGTAAAAAAGCACCATTATTTAAAGCAAAAGCAGTTGTTAACGGTGGCGAAATTGTAGCAGATTTCTCATTAGAACAGTTTATAGGTAAAAAAGAAGTAATCTTCTTCTTTTATCCTGCAGATTTTACATTTGTTTGTCCAACTGAATTAGTTGCCTTTCAGGACAAAATTAAAGAATTCGAAGCTCGCAACGTAGCAGTTGTAGGTTGTTCTGTTGACTCAGAATTTTCTCACTGGAAATGGTTACAAACCGAATTAAAAGACGGTGGAATTAAAGGTGTTAAATATCCTTTGGTTTCTGATTTTGCAAAAACTATTGCAGAAAATTATGATGTACTAGCAGGTTACCAGGATTATAATGACGAAGGTGAAGCAAGTTTTGTAGGTGCACCTGTTGCATTTCGCGGATTATTTTTAATAGATAAAAAAGGAGTTATTCGCCATCAGGTTGTAAACGATTTACCTCTTGGTCGCAGTATTGACGAGGCTATCAGAATAGTTGACGCTTTACAGTTTTTCGAAGAAAACGGTGAAGTATGCCCAGCAAACTGGCACAAAGGCGACAAAGCAATGAAAGCTACTCAAGAAGGAGTTGCGCAATATCTTGCTGCACATTAA
- a CDS encoding anthranilate synthase component I family protein gives MRTCFKIEIENPELFKNKLIYYSQSLSTSCILNSNNYNNVYNSYIFLAAIDSLDSIIFNKEENPYHSLLKFQNKYNDWLFGHFNYDLKNYTEELTSDNIDNIGFEEMFFFRPRFVIEINENTILVWYTEEDKEQSVIELIEKIKNTEINPLHLKNIQINSRYTKTEYIHNINLIKEHIQNGNIYEMNFCQEFFNNNTDINPAELYINLCSISPAPFSCFYKINEKYLCCASPERFLKKTGNKIISQPIKGTSRKTNDETENNILKNNLKKSQKERSENIMIVDLVRNDLSKTAVAESVKVEELCGIYEFPQVYQMISTISSELSEKYNFTDVINGAFPMGSMTGAPKIRAMQIIEEFEQTKRGLFSGSVGYITPNQDFDFNVVIRTIQFNKANKYLSFITGGAITIKSDPEKEYEECLIKADALIKAVNGELTNYRDI, from the coding sequence ATGAGAACTTGCTTCAAAATTGAAATTGAAAATCCTGAACTTTTTAAGAATAAACTAATTTATTATTCTCAATCACTTTCAACGTCATGTATTTTAAATAGCAATAATTATAACAACGTTTACAATTCTTATATTTTTTTAGCAGCAATTGATTCATTAGATTCAATTATTTTTAACAAAGAAGAAAATCCTTACCATAGTCTTTTAAAATTTCAGAATAAATATAACGACTGGCTATTCGGTCATTTTAATTACGACTTAAAGAATTATACAGAAGAACTAACTTCTGATAATATTGATAATATTGGTTTTGAAGAAATGTTTTTTTTCAGACCAAGATTTGTAATAGAAATTAATGAAAATACTATTTTAGTATGGTATACCGAAGAAGACAAAGAGCAATCAGTAATAGAGCTTATCGAAAAAATTAAGAATACGGAAATTAATCCTTTACATTTAAAAAATATTCAAATTAATTCAAGATATACAAAAACCGAATACATTCATAACATTAATCTTATAAAGGAACATATTCAAAACGGAAATATTTATGAAATGAATTTTTGTCAGGAATTTTTCAATAACAATACTGACATTAATCCTGCAGAACTTTATATAAATTTATGTAGCATCTCTCCTGCCCCATTCTCGTGTTTTTATAAAATTAACGAAAAATATTTATGCTGCGCATCACCCGAAAGGTTTTTAAAGAAAACCGGTAATAAAATTATTTCTCAGCCAATTAAGGGTACTTCAAGAAAAACAAACGATGAAACAGAAAATAACATTCTAAAAAATAATTTAAAGAAAAGTCAGAAAGAGCGCTCGGAAAATATAATGATTGTTGACTTGGTACGTAATGACTTATCAAAAACTGCAGTAGCTGAAAGTGTAAAAGTTGAGGAATTATGCGGAATTTATGAATTCCCTCAGGTTTACCAAATGATTTCCACCATCAGTTCCGAATTATCAGAGAAATATAATTTCACTGATGTTATTAATGGTGCCTTCCCTATGGGAAGCATGACAGGCGCTCCCAAAATTCGGGCAATGCAGATAATTGAAGAATTTGAACAAACAAAACGAGGATTATTTTCAGGCTCTGTAGGATATATAACACCTAATCAGGATTTCGATTTTAACGTTGTTATAAGAACTATTCAATTTAACAAAGCAAATAAATATTTGTCATTTATTACAGGCGGAGCAATTACAATTAAATCTGATCCCGAAAAGGAATACGAAGAATGCCTTATAAAAGCTGATGCTTTAATTAAAGCGGTGAATGGAGAATTAACAAATTATCGAGATATTTGA